A portion of the Candida dubliniensis CD36 chromosome R, complete sequence genome contains these proteins:
- a CDS encoding DNA binding protein, putative (Similar to C. albicans EED1;~Similar to C. albicans DEF1;~In C. albicans: required for filamentous growth, for escape from epithelial cells and dissemination in an RHE model; Zakikhany et al. (2007). Cellular Microbiology 9(12): 2938-2954), with product MKTPNSKYPTSPASTPERNTSVTIAESTVPSGQNSTNSEQEQNRLQASAPLESGSSQSNSPRDPVEGQSPQQAPETPPPQEPTTPVSGPSAAPANEVPSNGKEAPPKKSTSSGRSLWEKDEFGFYVAFREAVTKEHRIKDENGKSRTPSPITGIPPGILTPPGEKSIYPMVKMCKAVPHMMTASMVNFVDGQRDGDEMYKMIKQSSQEASEHPGEGSGYQRNKNSRQPSSQTSPPKQAPSISTAAQPHKKHCPGGTSKNPPSYQSSQRPAPVKHEKASKYYSFGPLQKLPPRPWQPAPAPPPPLPQRRRQPSPPPPPQQPQQQQQQQQSQPMPNSPQQPCEPPVQQQQSPRSPQREQQHGSVPFEQQQSRQLQPSAPEAGPQQQVQSQSQSQQVSQQSQQSPPSQQQQQSQQLPPPPQQQPPQPLEKQQQQQHLQPQPQPQPQPQPQQQPQQQPQQQQQQQQQQQTESSSQQQSRQQQQRPRHRRLEQLQQQERREKSYMSPALRDFRDSIKELEKQQHQQRNIIQKPKRKRNSNALRPPQQSKQLQVQPHHLSCVQEQLQDLQEIQQQLNLQQQQQPRQLQQLQQLRQSQEQLDLLLQQLLRQELQKQQQQLNLQQQQLNQQQQQQSYVQAPQPTISYQQQQIQQPVAQASQGSLVYQQPQIPPQVQAQPSQQYQQPYAQVNSQSYNEQPAILPPVSQLLSRPSRLPPSSKLPPPSQLPLQQGLPVYSQQSGPGIFNTFNGNDLAVVGVPRRGVGSWSIQEDHVLWRLKKDHNFGWEQIAKYFLDRTASACESRWKKIFESGSRLGKNIVGNSNINGNNGASNIGTGLSAGATTTETMANNANGRVEPSPVPAPAPAPAPAPTMTLRPAPAPAPAPALALTLVPAPAPAPAPAPPPVPKTNTRETRRKRRGGARGKYGGRNKTRKVREETTTRSTTGSSNDSPRLQSRQSGRISKPSIINSLLN from the coding sequence ATGAAAACACCCAATTCTAAATATCCAACCAGTCCTGCTTCTACACCAGAAAGAAATACTAGTGTCACTATTGCTGAATCCACTGTGCCTTCTGGTCAAAACTCAACGAACTCCGAACAAGAACAGAACCGCTTGCAGGCAAGTGCCCCTTTGGAATCGGGATCATCACAATCAAATTCACCAAGAGATCCAGTCGAAGGGCAACTGCCACAACAGGCTCCAGAAACACCACCACCCCAAGAACCAACTACGCCCGTCTCAGGTCCTTCTGCCGCTCCTGCTAATGAAGTTCCCAGTAATGGTAAGGAGGCTCCTCCTAAGAAATCAACACTGTCTGGTAGATCCCTTTGGGAAAAGGATGAGTTTGGTTTTTATGTTGCTTTCCGGGAAGCTGTTACCAAGGAGCATAGAATTAAAGATGAAAATGGCAAAAGTAGAACTCCTTCACCAATTACTGGCATTCCTCCAGGAATTCTTACACCTCCAGGTGAAAAAAGTATTTATCCTATGGTAAAAATGTGCAAAGCAGTGCCGCATATGATGACGGCTTCCATGGTAAATTTCGTTGACGGACAACGAGATGGTGATGAAATGTATAAAATGATCAAACAATCAAGCCAAGAGGCGAGTGAGCATCCAGGTGAAGGATCTGGCTaccaaagaaataaaaattcaagaCAACCATCAAGTCAAACAAGCCCACCAAAACAAGCACCATCTATCCTGACAGCAGCTCAGCCGCATAAAAAGCATTGTCCAGGGGGGACATCAAAAAATCCACCGTCTTATCAATCCCTGCAACGTCCGGCTCCAGTGAAACATGAGAAGGCCAGCAAGTACTATTCTTTCGGACCACTCCAGAAACTACCACCAAGGCCATGGCAACCAGCACCggcaccaccaccaccactaccacaACGTCGTCGTCAACCttctccaccaccaccaccacaacaaccgcaacagcaacagcaacagcagcagctgCAGCCAATGCCAAATCTGCCTCAACAACCTTGTGAGCCACCAgttcaacaacagcaactgCCACGATCCCCACAGCGGGAGCAGCAACATGGGTCGGTACCATTtgagcaacaacaatctcGTCAGTTGCAACCACTGGCACCAGAAGCAGgaccacaacaacaagtgCAACTGCAACTGCAACTGCAACAAGTACTGCAACAGTCTCAGCAACTGCCACCCTcacagcagcaacaacaatctcaacaattaccaccaccaccacaacaacaacctcCACAACCCTTAGAgaagcagcagcagcaacagcatttacaaccacaaccacaaccacaaccacaaccacaaccacaacaacaaccacaacaacaaccacaacaacaacaacaacaacaacaacaacaacagacAGAACTGTCATCTCAACAGCAGTCACgacagcaacaacaacgtcCACGTCACCGTCGACTTGAACAACTTCAACAGCAAGAGCGACGAGAAAAATCCTATATGTCACCTGCATTACGAGACTTTCGAGATCTGATAAAAGAGTTAGAAAAACAACAGCATCAACAGCGAAACATTAttcaaaaaccaaaacgTAAACGAAATTCAAATGCGTTAAGACCACCACAACAGTCGAAACAACTACAAGTACAACCACATCATCTATCATGTGTACAGGAACAATTACAAGATCTACAagaaatacaacaacaactaaacctacagcagcaacaacaaccacgacaactacaacaacttcaacaaCTACGCCAACTGCAAGAACAACTAGATCTACTACTACAACAACTACTACGACAAGAACTCCAgaaacaacagcaacaactaaacctacaacagcaacaactaaaccaacaacagcaacaacaatccTATGTACAAGCCCCACAACCAACAATATCATATCAGCAACAGCAAATTCAACAACCTGTTGCACAAGCTTCACAAGGGTCACTAGtatatcaacaaccacaaatACCACCACAAGTGCAAGCACAGCCATCACAACAGTACCAACAGCCATATGCACAAGTAAACCTGCAATCCTATAATGAGCAACCAGCAATATTGCCACCAGTTTCACAATTACTATCACGACCATCACGGCTACCACCGTCATCAaaactaccaccaccatcgCAACTACCATTACAACAAGGACTTCCAGTATACTCACAACAATCCGGTCCGGGTATTTTTAATACTTTCAACGGCAATGATTTAGCAGTGGTAGGAGTTCCAAGAAGAGGAGTGGGGTCATGGTCAATACAAGAAGATCACGTTTTATGgagattgaaaaaagatcaCAATTTTGGATGGGAACAGATTGCTAAATACTTTTTGGATAGGACTGCTTCTGCTTGTGAATCCCGatggaaaaaaatttttgaatcgGGCAGCCGCCTCGGTAAGAACATTGTTGGTAACAGCAACATTAATGGCAACAATGGTGCCAGCAATATTGGTACTGGATTATCTGCTGgtgctactactactgaAACTATGGCTAACAATGCTAATGGTCGAGTTGAGCCATCGCCAGTACCGGCACCGGCACCGGCACCAGCCCCAGCCCCAACAATGACACTAAGACCAGCGCCGGCACCGgcaccagcaccagcacTAGCACTAACACTAGTCCCAGCACCAGCGCCAGCACCTGCACCGGCACCACCACCGGTACCAAAAACTAATACCAGAGAGACAAGACGTAAGCGTAGAGGTGGAGCTAGAGGAAAATATGGGGGTAGAAATAAAACTCGAAAGGTTCGTGAAGAAACCACAACAAGATCAACAACGGGAAGTTCTAATGATTCTCCTCGTCTACAAAGTCGACAAAGTGGAAGAATTTCAAAACcgtcaataataaatagtttgttaaattaa
- the BET2 gene encoding type-2 geranylgeranyltransferase beta subunit, putative: MSNTSSDTTIIPFVKSKHVQYIIEQESHRSFEYWLSEHLRMNGLYWGVTALITMNELSALAQQDVTDYIISCWDDKTGAFGSFPKHDGHILSTLSALQVLKIYDQELTLLNDNNESREGTKRERLIKFITGLQLPDGSFQGDKYGEVDTRFVYTAVSSLKLLNALTDTIADTASAFIMQCFNFDGGFGLIPGSESHAAQVFTCVGALAILNKLDLLDVGNKKIRLIDWLTERQVLPSGGFNGRPEKLPDVCYSWWVLSSLSILNCKNWVDLNILEKFILTCQDLENGGFSDRPDNQTDVYHTCFAIAGLSLIDYKKYGFKEIDPVYCMPVEVTSKF; this comes from the coding sequence ATGTCTAACACATCATCAGATACAACCATTATTCCATTTGTAAAATCCAAGCATGTACAGTATATAATAGAGCAGGAATCACATCGATCTTTTGAATATTGGTTGAGCGAACATTTGCGCATGAATGGATTGTACTGGGGGGTAACAGCATTGATCACTATGAATGAACTATCAGCATTGGCACAGCAAGATGTGACTGATTATATTATTTCGTGTTGGGATGATAAAACAGGTGCTTTTGGATCATTTCCAAAACATGATGGCCATATATTATCTACATTGTCGGCATTGCAAGTTTTAAAGATCTATGATCAAGAATTGACGTTACTAAACGACAATAATGAATCAAGAGAGGGGACCAAACGTGAGagattgataaaatttattaccGGATTACAATTGCCTGATGGTAGTTTCCAAGGGGATAAGTATGGTGAAGTAGATACTAGGTTTGTCTACACTGCAGTTTCatctttgaaattattgaatgcATTGACAGACACCATTGCTGATACAGCGAGTGCATTTATTATGCAATGTTTCAACTTTGACGGTGGGTTTGGGTTAATTCCTGGGTCCGAGAGTCATGCTGCACAAGTATTTACATGTGTGGGGGCATTAGCTATTCTAAATAAATTGGATTTACTAGATGTGGGAAATAAGAAGATcagattgattgattggcTAACAGAACGACAAGTGTTACCCAGTGGAGGGTTTAATGGGCGCCCAGAGAAATTGCCAGACGTGTGCTATAGTTGGTGGGTATTGTCCTCGTTGtcaattttaaattgtAAGAACTGGgttgatttgaatattttagAGAAGTTTATTTTGACTTGTCAGGATTTGGAGAATGGTGGATTCAGCGATAGACCCGATAATCAAACTGATGTATATCATACTTGTTTTGCCATTGCTGGTCTTagtttaattgattataagaAATATGGATTTAAAGAGATTGATCCAGTATATTGTATGCCAGTAGAAGTGACATCTAAATTCTAG
- a CDS encoding DNA polymerase epsilon subunit B, putative (Similar to S. cerevisiae DPB2), which yields MEVTSLPIKLQPSNIRPIAFRILSKKHGLNINTDALAILTDTIGYKFGTDWKSVRSQQFLEEIAKVWKIEDRGLFIDGDGLKQVLKDMNSKNGNEPKRAHRTDTLVDITNDGNQNHTHSHNEKQTDLEDKNVQQERDDIPINWKDYFKVVSPNNQPTSIFDKTRKQFDIVFKNIDDKDKRNNRGGKLDSILTELAKNLPASIESFNNRYYLLSDRLSRNENFQKKSLISLSALNSFKEGKTDSIVGHEITLIKNMLGRDGQKFLIFGLLSKNANDEYTLEDETDNIELNLSQACKSQGLFYSTGMFLLVEGIYSASGGNSNQDHGYIGGCFYVSNIGHPPSERREISLDVYGNLDFLGMHRQIAPVTGEKITKIAKKFKKKLVQIEKNLSNHKLIFMGTDLYLDDFKVLDGLRKFFQKLENSIIESIEDEEGQLTEGTNIPIALVLTGSFVSKPLSVTNSSVSNITNSESYKSNFDNFTSILSKFPNIVSHCKIILIPGKNDPWQSTYSLGSSSLNYFPQSFIPKVFINRLEKLLPKGNLIVTWNPTRINYLSQELVVFKDELMTKLKRNDIIFPRDIQQQEELIAKNDQISNEERINNLIQNKNTHLPSKIKQARKLVKTILDQGNLQPFLKNLKLINLAYDYSLRIEPLPNVIILNDSSFDNFEVTYNGCKVINITSVVSLSNRKLNYVEYYPGTKRFEFKDLYF from the coding sequence ATGGAAGTCACATCTTTGCCAATCAAACTTCAACCTTCCAACATTCGACCTATAGCATTCCGGATATTGTCGAAAAAACATGGATTAAACATTAATACAGATGCTTTGGCTATTTTAACCGATACCATTGGTTACAAATTTGGCACCGATTGGAAAAGTGTTAGATCGcaacaatttcttgaaGAGATTGCTAAAGTATGGAAAATCGAAGATCGGGGACTATTTATTGATGGTGATGGATTGAAACAAGTACTTAAAGATATGAATTCGAAGAATGGCAACGAGCCAAAACGAGCTCATCGAACTGACACTTTAGTTGATATCACTAATGATGGCAACCAGAATCATACCCATAGTCACAATGAGAAACAAACAGATCTTGAAGATAAAAATGTGCAACAAGAAAGAGATGATATTCCAATCAACTGGAAAGATTACTTTAAAGTTGTGTCTCCTAATAACCAACCCACTAGTATATTTGacaaaacaagaaaacaatttgaCATTGTGTTTAAGAATATTGACGACAAGgacaaaagaaacaatCGTGGCGGTAAACTTGACTCAATCTTGACAGAATTAGCAAAAAATTTGCCTGCATCCattgaatcatttaataaCCGATATTATCTATTAAGTGATCGATTatcaagaaatgaaaactttcaaaaaaaatcattaattagCTTATCAGCACTAAACTCTTTCAAAGAGGGGAAGACAGATAGTATAGTGGGTCATGAAATtactttaattaaaaacaTGTTGGGTCGAGATGGACagaaatttttgatatttggtTTGCTTAGTAAAAATGCAAACGATGAATACACATTGGAAGATGAAACAGacaatattgaattaaacTTATCTCAAGCTTGCAAATCCCAAGGGTTGTTTTATTCAACAGGTATGTTCCTATTAGTTGAAGGCATTTATTCCGCCAGTGGGGGTAATTCTAACCAGGACCACGGTTATATTGGAGGTTGTTTTTATGTTAGTAATATTGGACATCCTCCAAGTGAGAGAAGAGAAATAAGTTTGGATGTTTATGGTAATTTGGACTTTTTGGGGATGCATCGACAAATTGCACCAGTAACAGgtgaaaaaataacaaaaatagCTAAAAAGtttaagaaaaaactaGTACAAATCGAAAAGAACTTAAGTAATCATAAGCTTATATTTATGGGGActgatttatatttagaTGATTTTAAGGTTTTGGATGGGTTGCGAaagtttttccaaaaattagaaaactcaattattgaatcaattgaggACGAAGAAGGTCAACTAACGGAAGGCACCAATATTCCAATTGCATTAGTCTTGACAGGATCGTTTGTATCAAAACCTTTGTCTGTCACGAATTCATCAGTCAGCAATATCACTAATTCAGAATCATATAAGAGCAATTTCGATAATTTTACATCAATTTTAAGTAAATTTCCTAATATCGTATCCCATTGCaagataatattgattcCAGGCAAAAATGATCCTTGGCAATCCACTTATTCATTGGGATCATCCAGCTTGAACTACTTCCCGCAATCATTTATTCCAAAAGTGTTCATTAATAGGTTAGAGAAACTATTGCCCAAGGGAAATTTGATAGTCACTTGGAATCCCACCagaataaattatttatcacAAGAGTTGGTGGTATTCAAAGATGAATTGATGACCAAGTTGAAACGAAACGACATTATTTTCCCTCGTgatattcaacaacaagaagaattgattgCCAAAAATGATCAAATAAGCAATGAAGAAAGAATTAACAATTTAATCCAGAATAAAAATACTCATTTGCCCTCAAAAATCAAGCAAGCAAGAAAATTAGTGAAAACTATATTGGATCAAGGGAATTTACAaccatttttgaaaaacctAAAGTTAATCAACTTGGCTTACGATTATAGTTTGAGGATTGAACCCTTGCCTaatgttattattttgaacGATTCAAGTTTTGACAATTTTGAAGTGACTTATAACGGTTGTAAAGTAATCAATATTACCTCTGTTGTCAGCTTGAGTAATAGGAAACTAAATTACGTGGAATATTATCCAGGCACAAAACgatttgaattcaaagatttgtatttttag
- a CDS encoding N-acetylglucosamine-inducible general amino acid permease, putative (Similar to S. cerevisiae GAP1): MEKSNNQIVTSEKAQDNFSCSAVTTNSKHSSGFVDSFIDSFRRAPESNTSAENKRQTISKNELRLMAISTGLGTGLLVATGGRLRAAGPAGMVIAYAITGLVMLAPTVNSVAELAIAYPGLPGGFQSYYGKFIDESLGFALGWNYGFQWMCILALEFVTVSMTFKFWTTSVHPDVFVAIFFIIVTLVNLGGAKVYAVTEAALNSIKIVFLVGFIIFGIIIDVGGGPNGFIGGKYYHSPGAFTSFKGLASVFVSGAFSLGGSEFISLSASETKHPKTAIRAASKLVYFRVIVLFLGSLTLVGLLVPSDSDKLMHGSGSSVSPYVLAAKLNGVKVLPHIINTVILLSVTSVACAAMYSSPRLIQSLAEQGLGPKWLDYIDKKGRPTRAWFVTILAGAFGFIAAFKEHETVFMWLLSISGISFVMCWLFICVCHLRFRSALKLNGIDVKSLEYVSPTGVWGSYVSIIINSLILVAQFWISLWPLGGDGKPNALSFFENFLGGPVFLICYIGHKIWSRNWKLYKKVEDIDVNKDRVVKDAEILHLENLEDKERYEKAPLWKKILIICFD, translated from the coding sequence ATGGAGAAAAGtaataatcaaatagtCACAAGTGAAAAAGCCCaagataatttttcatgTTCAGCAGTAACAACAAACTCAAAACATAGTTCTGGATTTGTTGATAgttttattgattcatttaGACGAGCTCCTGAATCAAATACATCAGCTGAAAATAAACGACAAacaatttccaaaaatgaattaagaTTAATGGCTATTTCAACTGGGTTAGGTACTGGTTTGCTCGTGGCCACTGGTGGTAGACTTAGAGCAGCTGGTCCTGCTGGAATGGTTATCGCTTATGCCATCACTGGTCTTGTTATGTTGGCACCAACGGTCAACTCAGTAGCTGAGTTGGCGATTGCCTATCCTGGGTTACCTGGTGGGTTCCAATCGTACTACGGGAAGTTCATTGATGAAAGTCTTGGATTTGCTTTGGGGTGGAACTATGGGTTCCAATGGATGTGTATTTTGGCATTAGAATTTGTTACGGTATCTATGACATTCAAGTTTTGGACTACGTCTGTGCACCCTGATGTATTTGTTGcgatttttttcattattgttacGTTGGTCAACTTAGGTGGAGCTAAAGTTTATGCTGTCACTGAAGCCGCATTGAATTCCATTAAAATTGTGTTTTTAGttggatttattatttttgggattattattgatgttgGCGGTGGCCCAAATGGATTCATTGGTGGGAAGTACTATCACAGTCCTGGTGCCTTTACTTCCTTCAAAGGTCTAGCTTCGGTATTTGTGTCTGGGGCATTCAGTTTAGGTGGATCTGAGTTTATCAGTTTGTCAGCAAGTGAGACCAAACACCCTAAAACCGCAATTAGAGCGGCATCAAAATTAGTGTACTTTAGAGTAATTGTTCTTTTCCTTGGATCATTGACGTTAGTTGGATTATTGGTGCCTAGTGATTCTGATAAGTTAATGCATGGCAGTGGATCCAGTGTGTCTCCTTATGTTCTTGCTGCCAAGTTGAATGGAGTGAAAGTGTTACCCCACATCATAAACACTGTCATTTTACTTTCTGTCACGTCGGTTGCATGTGCTGCTATGTACAGTTCTCCTAGATTGATCCAATCATTAGCAGAGCAAGGGTTAGGACCCAAATGGTTAGACTACATTGACAAGAAGGGAAGACCCACAAGAGCCTGGTTTGTCACCATACTAGCAGGTGCCTTTGGATTTATTGCTGCTTTCAAAGAACACGAAACTGTGTTTATGTGGTTGTTGTCGATATCTGGTATTTCATTTGTTATGTGCTGGTTGTTTATTTGTGTTTGTCATTTGCGTTTCCGTTCTGCTTTAAAGCTTAATGGAATCGATGTTAAGAGTTTGGAGTATGTTTCTCCTACTGGTGTCTGGGGTTCATATGTttccattattatcaatagtCTCATTCTTGTTGCTCAATTCTGGATTTCATTGTGGCCATTAGGCGGCGATGGCAAACCAAATGCCCTTTCGTTTTTCGAAAACTTTTTGGGTGGACCAGTCTTCCTTATTTGCTACATTGGCCACAAGATTTGGTCtagaaattggaaattatataaaaaagTAGAAGATATTGATGTCAACAAAGATAGAGTGGTCAAGGATGCCGAAATTTTACATTTAGAAAACTTGGAAGATAAAGAAAGATACGAAAAGGCACCGTTgtggaaaaaaatattgattatttgtttcGATTAA
- a CDS encoding amino acid permease, putative (Similar to S. cerevisiae GNP1), with amino-acid sequence MSASSSSSDVHKAPVVKNIEKSDMDMFSASSSSTSKSFWHNFIDSFHRADGKTSAESKDQRISKTELRIMSLSTGLGTGLLVASGSKLRAAGPAGVLVAYFITGICMLAPTINSVSELAIAYPGLPGGFQSYYAKFIDESLGFALGWNYAFQWMCVLALELVTTSMIIKFWTTTVNPDVFVAIFFVVVTLINMGGAKVYAVAEASMNCCKVLLLVGFVIFGLIIDVGGGPNGFIGGRYYHDPGAFTSFKGLASVFVTGAFSLGGSEFISLSASETRHPRASIRAASKLVYFKVVVLFLGSLTFVGLLVAYNNDRLMGSGGAASHASPYVLAAEMNGIRVLPHIINAVILISVVSVATAAMYSSPRLLQSLAEQGLGPKWLDFIDKKGRPTRAWLITVVAGLFGFIAAYEKQETVFVWLLSISGISFIMCWLFICVSHIRFRAALKYRGVSLDQLAYVAPTGVWGSYVSVIINCLILIAQFWISLWPLGGGGKASANSFFENYLGAPVFLVCYIGHKLWTRNWKLYKKVEEIDIDTHRMIYDPELLALEDLEDKERYQKAPVWKKILIKCFD; translated from the coding sequence ATGTCtgcatcatcatcatcttcagaTGTTCACAAGGCCCCAGTGGTCAAAAACATTGAAAAGCTGGACATGGATATGTTCTCAGCGTCAAGTTCATCTACATCCAAATCATTCTGGCACAACTTCATTGATTCTTTCCATAGAGCAGATGGTAAGACTTCAGCTGAAAGTAAAGATCAACGTATATCCAAAACTGAATTACGTATAATGTCATTGTCTACTGGGTTAGGTACTGGTTTACTTGTTGCATCCGGTAGTAAACTTAGGGCTGCAGGTCCTGCTGGTGTTCTTGTGGCCTATTTCATCACTGGTATTTGTATGTTGGCACCAACAATCAACTCTGTTTCAGAGTTGGCCATTGCTTATCCAGGTTTGCCTGGTGGGTTCCAATCCTATTATGCCAAATTTATCGATGAAAGTCTTGGGTTTGCCTTGGGATGGAACTATGCCTTCCAATGGATGTGTGTGTTGGCTTTGGAGTTGGTCACCACTTCGATGATCATTAAGTTTTGGACAACCACAGTTAATCCTGATGTATTTGTTGCTATATTCTTTGTCGTTGTTACTTTGATCAATATGGGTGGTGCCAAAGTGTATGCTGTCGCTGAGGCAAGTATGAACTGTTGCAAAGTTTTACTTTTGGTTGGGTTTGTGATTTTCGGATTGATCATCGACGTCGGTGGAGGTCCAAATGGGTTTATTGGTGGTAGATACTATCACGACCCTGGTGCGTTCACATCTTTCAAAGGTTTGGCTTCTGTGTTTGTTACTGGTGCCTTTAGTTTGGGTGGGTCTGAATTTATTAGTTTGTCTGCTAGTGAAACAAGACACCCTCGTGCTTCTATTCGTGCTGCTTCAAAATTAGTGTATTTCaaagttgttgttcttttcCTTGGTTCTTTAACTTTTGTTGGGTTATTGGTGGCTTACAACAATGATCGTTTGATGGGAAGTGGTGGTGCAGCAAGTCATGCTTCGCCATACGTTCTTGCTGCAGAAATGAACGGTATCAGAGTCTTGCCGCATATTATCAACGCCGTCATTTTGATCTCAGTTGTTTCAGTTGCTACCGCCGCCATGTACAGTTCTCCAAGATTGCTTCAATCATTGGCTGAACAAGGTTTGGGTCCTAAATGGTTGGATTTCATTGACAAGAAGGGTAGACCAACTAGAGCTTGGCTTATTACTGTTGTAGCTGGGTTATTTGGTTTCATTGCTGCTTATGAGAAACAAGAAACCGTGTTTGTCTGGTTATTGTCAATTTCAGgtatttcatttattatgTGTTGGTTATTTATTTGTGTGAGTCACATCCGTTTCAGAGCTGCCTTGAAGTATAGAGGCGTTAGTTTGGACCAATTGGCTTATGTTGCACCAACTGGTGTTTGGGGTTCATATGTTTCAGTTATCATTAACTGTCTTATTCTTATTGCTCAATTCTGGATCTCATTATGGCCAttaggtggtggtggtaaagCCAGTGCTAATTCATTCTTTGAAAATTACTTGGGTGCTCCAGTGTTTTTGGTGTGCTACATTGGTCATAAACTCTGGACtagaaattggaaattgtATAAGaaagttgaagaaattgatattgataccCATAGAATGATTTACGATCCAGAACTTTTGGCTTTAGAAGACTTGGAAGACAAGGAAAGGTATCAAAAGGCTCCGGTTTGgaaaaagattttgattaaatgttttgattag